A genome region from Pseudanabaena sp. Chao 1811 includes the following:
- a CDS encoding Crp/Fnr family transcriptional regulator, which translates to MQTDIFKELFPLFDAASVETLEWLLAEAVERDYPAGRAVLMEDAWGNAVYFILSGWLKVRFLRSQDATTLAVLAHGDFFGEMAILDESPRSTDVVAFTPVRVLTIPAQKFIQFLFKDPQLHHRMLQLMVRRLRKTNQRIQLRQQVPAVRIATILTGLADTYGSRTDLGVDIFNLPIQDIADLSEVNPEDTNKVLEKIKDKGWIAIDPKRQVMTITNEKQMAQLATFR; encoded by the coding sequence ATGCAAACGGATATCTTCAAAGAGCTATTTCCACTATTTGATGCAGCTAGTGTCGAGACTTTGGAATGGCTCCTCGCTGAAGCAGTAGAACGAGATTATCCTGCGGGGCGGGCAGTGCTTATGGAGGATGCTTGGGGCAATGCTGTCTATTTCATTCTCTCTGGTTGGCTAAAAGTCAGATTTTTGAGAAGTCAGGATGCAACAACTCTAGCAGTATTAGCTCATGGCGACTTCTTTGGGGAAATGGCAATTCTTGATGAGTCTCCTCGCTCAACGGATGTGGTCGCTTTTACGCCAGTGCGTGTTTTGACTATTCCCGCCCAAAAGTTTATTCAGTTTTTGTTTAAAGATCCGCAACTGCATCATCGGATGTTGCAGTTAATGGTGCGACGGTTACGCAAAACTAATCAGCGCATCCAGTTACGCCAGCAAGTACCTGCGGTGAGGATTGCCACGATTTTGACTGGTTTAGCCGATACCTATGGAAGTAGGACTGATTTAGGGGTGGATATCTTCAATTTGCCTATCCAAGATATTGCCGATCTGTCAGAGGTAAATCCTGAAGATACTAATAAGGTTTTAGAAAAGATTAAAGACAAGGGTTGGATTGCGATCGATCCTAAGCGGCAAGTGATGACAATTACCAACGAAAAACAAATGGCTCAGCTAGCTACATTTCGCTAA
- a CDS encoding zinc-dependent alcohol dehydrogenase family protein, with product MKAILMTAAGAPNVLQLADVNEPTIQSSTEILVRLKAAGINPIDTKLRSRGTFQPDRLPSILGCDGAGIVEAIGADVTKFKVGDEVYFCNGGLGSHQGNYTELTTIDEKFAAHKPKSLSFEEAAAAPLVLLTAWEALYDRGRLDASTSPHVLIHAGAGGVGHVAIQLAKLKGAKVATTIGSEAKARFVRGIGADLAIAYKQTDFVEAAIAWTNGEGVSIAFDTVGGKLIEQTFPAVQVYGDLITILEPPADISWKVARTRNLRFSFELMLTPMLLGRGDLQIKQAHILAEGAKLFNSGKLKIHVSEVFQLADAAKAHQLLETGSMTGKLVLAI from the coding sequence ATGAAAGCCATTTTGATGACCGCAGCAGGTGCGCCCAATGTGTTGCAACTTGCTGATGTAAATGAACCCACGATTCAATCGTCTACTGAGATTCTGGTGCGTCTCAAAGCCGCAGGTATTAACCCCATTGATACCAAACTGCGTAGTCGTGGCACATTTCAGCCCGATCGCTTGCCATCAATTCTTGGCTGTGATGGGGCAGGAATTGTCGAAGCGATCGGTGCAGATGTTACTAAATTTAAAGTTGGTGATGAAGTGTACTTCTGTAATGGTGGCTTAGGATCACACCAAGGGAATTACACAGAATTAACTACTATTGATGAAAAATTCGCCGCCCATAAGCCTAAATCCCTCAGTTTTGAAGAAGCTGCGGCTGCCCCACTAGTTTTGCTCACCGCATGGGAAGCTCTATATGATCGCGGTAGACTCGACGCATCAACAAGTCCCCATGTCCTGATCCATGCAGGAGCAGGTGGTGTGGGGCATGTTGCGATCCAACTAGCTAAGCTCAAAGGAGCTAAGGTCGCGACCACGATTGGCTCTGAAGCTAAAGCAAGGTTTGTGAGAGGGATAGGTGCAGATTTAGCGATCGCCTATAAACAAACTGATTTTGTTGAAGCCGCGATCGCATGGACAAATGGCGAAGGTGTCAGCATTGCCTTTGATACTGTCGGTGGCAAATTAATCGAGCAAACTTTTCCTGCGGTGCAGGTCTATGGCGATCTGATCACCATTCTGGAACCACCTGCCGATATAAGCTGGAAAGTTGCCCGTACTCGCAATCTCCGCTTTAGTTTCGAGCTAATGCTCACCCCGATGCTATTAGGGCGTGGCGATCTGCAAATTAAACAAGCTCATATTCTTGCCGAAGGCGCAAAGTTATTTAACTCAGGTAAACTCAAAATCCATGTAAGTGAAGTATTTCAGCTAGCTGATGCTGCCAAGGCTCATCAATTATTAGAAACAGGCTCAATGACAGGCAAACTAGTTTTAGCAATTTAG
- a CDS encoding single-stranded DNA-binding protein, protein MNSIVLMAEVLTDPELRRTPDNQSSIASFLVQFAGGRAEEAPYRIKVVGWNNLADEIMEKYHKGDQVVVEGRLRLDTVDRGTYKEKRTELVAQRVHSFGSGSTASITATPTAAPTRSPRANPSTAPSNAAVPTSSYVPVASPATNAPDYDDIPF, encoded by the coding sequence ATGAATTCTATTGTCTTGATGGCAGAAGTGCTAACCGATCCCGAATTGCGCCGTACTCCCGATAACCAAAGTTCGATCGCTTCATTTCTTGTCCAGTTTGCAGGCGGACGTGCCGAAGAAGCCCCTTATCGTATCAAGGTCGTGGGCTGGAATAATTTGGCGGATGAAATTATGGAGAAATATCATAAAGGAGATCAAGTGGTAGTAGAAGGTCGTCTCCGCCTTGATACTGTTGATCGCGGTACTTACAAAGAAAAACGTACTGAATTGGTTGCTCAACGAGTTCATAGCTTTGGATCTGGCAGCACAGCAAGTATAACTGCTACACCAACTGCTGCACCTACACGTAGTCCTAGAGCAAATCCATCTACTGCGCCCAGTAATGCTGCTGTACCGACATCAAGCTATGTACCTGTAGCATCTCCCGCAACCAATGCTCCTGACTATGACGATATTCCGTTTTAA
- a CDS encoding alpha/beta hydrolase: MGFVLGKLGLGFRRVVTIGSLSMGIAIACTNILAKPAHSAEQIRFWYSPAGEFTIYISDLEQFAKQGKLSKRLEFYLGRLSSEQQNQLRETLATRYNISHVTAAQFAYSPIGEILMRRLGRILQITPQHNGFSSLRAALILSAQSDEGLTILNVLQRYPVPIIYLDLPRGLQAYAEVSQLLYKKEQAIAAIEKQAIAESSLNPTENKSLDIAKPDLRVMGNVQWTKEKFTYLQRDRNVRISAELYLPKDLTKPAPLIVISHGLASNPDTFQYLSQHLASYGFAVAALEHPKTGSRDFAAFLSGLSKSPQSEEAIQQPLDVKYLLDELEQKAKTDPIWRDRLNFEQVGLIGHSLGGYTVLALSGAQLNFNQINQECSTPEPNIASFNVAKILQCRFSSLDTNNTNLSDRRIKAVLALNPLGGSTLLGKEGVQNIKIPVAIFASGDDIFTPAVPEQFFPFVWLTNPHKYLVTFPKGTHFSFLERSDRGVLIVPESVVGEKPEFTHPHTKALSLAFFQTYLNQRPEFTSYLTNNYVQAIASPRFPASLTTNFSESQLLQSLDLKP, translated from the coding sequence ATGGGATTTGTCTTAGGTAAATTGGGACTAGGCTTTCGTCGTGTTGTTACCATCGGTTCCTTAAGTATGGGCATCGCGATCGCCTGTACTAATATCTTGGCGAAACCAGCCCATAGTGCTGAACAAATCCGCTTTTGGTATTCCCCTGCTGGCGAATTTACCATTTACATCAGCGATTTAGAGCAATTTGCTAAGCAAGGAAAATTGAGTAAGCGCTTAGAGTTCTATCTCGGACGCTTATCCTCGGAACAACAAAATCAACTGCGCGAAACCTTAGCAACTCGTTACAACATCAGTCATGTCACGGCTGCTCAGTTTGCCTATTCGCCTATTGGTGAGATCTTGATGCGGCGACTGGGTAGGATTTTGCAGATCACTCCCCAACACAATGGATTTTCGTCGCTACGAGCAGCTCTGATTCTCTCGGCTCAAAGTGATGAAGGGCTAACTATTCTCAATGTCTTACAAAGATATCCCGTACCGATTATTTATCTAGATCTGCCGCGAGGTTTGCAAGCTTATGCAGAAGTTTCACAATTGCTCTACAAAAAGGAACAGGCGATCGCTGCCATCGAAAAACAAGCGATCGCCGAATCAAGCCTTAATCCCACTGAAAACAAGTCTCTAGATATTGCTAAACCCGATCTGCGCGTGATGGGCAATGTACAATGGACAAAGGAGAAATTTACCTATTTACAACGCGATCGCAATGTCAGGATTTCGGCAGAGCTATATTTACCCAAGGACTTAACCAAACCTGCGCCATTAATTGTGATCTCCCACGGACTTGCCTCTAATCCTGATACTTTTCAATATCTATCTCAACATCTCGCTTCCTATGGATTTGCTGTCGCCGCACTAGAGCATCCGAAAACAGGTAGTCGTGACTTTGCGGCTTTTCTTTCTGGATTGAGTAAGTCTCCACAGTCTGAAGAAGCAATTCAACAACCTCTTGATGTGAAATATTTATTGGATGAGCTAGAACAGAAGGCTAAAACCGACCCAATCTGGCGCGATCGCTTGAATTTTGAACAGGTTGGTTTAATTGGACATTCCCTTGGCGGTTATACAGTTTTAGCTTTAAGCGGCGCTCAACTAAACTTCAATCAAATCAATCAAGAATGCAGTACCCCTGAACCAAATATCGCTTCATTTAATGTTGCCAAAATTTTGCAATGTCGCTTTAGTTCCTTAGATACCAATAATACTAATCTTAGCGATCGCCGTATCAAAGCAGTTTTAGCCTTAAATCCTCTTGGTGGCAGTACTTTATTAGGTAAAGAGGGAGTGCAAAATATTAAGATTCCCGTTGCCATTTTTGCTAGTGGTGATGATATCTTCACCCCTGCGGTTCCTGAACAGTTTTTCCCCTTTGTATGGCTCACGAATCCCCATAAATATTTAGTAACTTTCCCTAAAGGAACACATTTCTCCTTTTTAGAAAGAAGCGATCGCGGGGTGCTGATTGTGCCAGAAAGTGTAGTAGGTGAGAAGCCAGAATTTACTCATCCCCATACCAAAGCCTTAAGTCTTGCCTTTTTTCAAACCTATCTCAATCAGCGTCCCGAATTTACTAGTTATTTAACTAATAACTATGTACAAGCGATCGCCTCGCCAAGATTTCCTGCTTCGTTAACTACCAATTTTTCGGAATCACAACTCTTGCAATCCCTAGATTTAAAACCATAG
- a CDS encoding phasin family protein, whose product MNPFGGIVQKAFYLGLGLATVAGEKAGETLNELRTQASKLADELVERGEMTTEEARKFVDDLVKNSQKPIGESSPNPTGKEEPRTISIDDEEDGSSNQTVNDVDQLKSKVQALQDELKRLQK is encoded by the coding sequence ATGAATCCATTTGGTGGCATCGTCCAAAAAGCATTTTATCTAGGTCTAGGCTTGGCGACGGTTGCAGGTGAAAAAGCAGGCGAGACCCTCAATGAACTTCGCACTCAAGCTAGTAAACTGGCTGATGAATTAGTGGAAAGAGGTGAAATGACCACCGAGGAAGCTAGAAAATTTGTAGATGACCTTGTAAAAAATTCTCAAAAACCAATTGGGGAAAGCTCTCCAAATCCTACAGGCAAAGAAGAACCCCGCACGATTTCCATTGATGATGAAGAGGATGGTAGCTCTAATCAGACAGTGAATGATGTAGATCAGCTAAAAAGCAAAGTTCAAGCTTTACAGGATGAACTCAAGCGTTTGCAGAAATAA
- the menE gene encoding o-succinylbenzoate--CoA ligase, whose product MQFPNWLSQRAVQKKEAIALISRSPNHPIAHWTYAQLETEVNRWVEHLQSLGIKSGDRVGLLLTNQPQYIMLVHALVKCEAVAVFLNIRLTVDELHWQLEDSQTKYLICDEFTQFIAHDLGSDIENLIVENCPHPLAPSPDGRGGTGRFSRSERRLGVDGLLNLEDIQGIFYTSGTTGKPKAVPLTYSNHFYSAIASTLNLGTYEDDNWLLCMPLFHVGGLAIAWRSVTNGTTITLLPKFDEQEVLEAIANEKVTIISLVPTMLTRLLKHPHWQNLQNLRAILLGGAPASKELIEQCLQLNLPIMPTYGMTETASQVATLLSHEVTLKQGSSGLPLFGNRFRIVNLDNPQQEVPIGEVGQILVQGASVMNGYLHQIENNAVKDGWLYTGDLGYCDRDGYLYVVSRRSDLIISGGENIYPTEIESILLEHPAILEVCVVGISDREWGEIVSAVMVTRAELSLDDVRSFCEQRSLARYKLPKSIHIWESLPKTASGKLLRQKIREHLDCSVGNFTEGENPNTTIDAGFQE is encoded by the coding sequence ATGCAATTTCCCAATTGGCTATCGCAAAGAGCTGTTCAAAAAAAAGAAGCGATCGCACTTATCTCCAGATCTCCCAATCATCCAATAGCACATTGGACATATGCCCAATTGGAAACTGAAGTTAATCGTTGGGTAGAGCATTTACAATCCTTGGGGATAAAATCAGGCGATCGCGTTGGTTTGTTGCTAACTAATCAGCCCCAATACATCATGTTGGTTCATGCGTTGGTGAAATGTGAAGCCGTAGCTGTCTTTTTGAATATTCGTCTTACTGTTGATGAATTACATTGGCAATTAGAAGATAGTCAAACCAAATATCTTATTTGTGATGAATTTACTCAGTTCATAGCTCATGATTTGGGAAGTGATATAGAGAACTTAATAGTTGAGAATTGCCCTCACCCCCTAGCCCCCTCTCCCGATGGGAGAGGGGGGACAGGAAGATTTTCTCGCTCTGAGCGAAGGTTGGGGGTAGATGGCTTACTTAACTTAGAGGATATACAGGGGATTTTTTATACTTCGGGAACAACTGGGAAGCCAAAGGCAGTTCCATTAACCTATAGTAATCATTTTTATAGTGCGATCGCTTCAACTTTAAATCTAGGCACTTATGAAGATGACAACTGGTTACTATGTATGCCTCTGTTTCATGTGGGGGGACTAGCGATCGCATGGCGAAGTGTGACTAATGGAACTACGATTACACTGTTACCGAAGTTTGATGAGCAGGAAGTACTAGAAGCGATCGCTAATGAAAAAGTGACGATCATTTCCCTTGTGCCGACCATGCTGACTCGCTTATTAAAACATCCCCACTGGCAAAATCTTCAAAATCTACGTGCAATTCTCTTGGGTGGCGCACCTGCTAGTAAGGAATTAATTGAGCAATGTCTGCAATTAAATTTACCGATAATGCCGACCTATGGCATGACCGAGACGGCTTCTCAAGTTGCTACATTGTTATCTCATGAGGTCACTCTCAAACAAGGTTCTTCGGGTTTACCGCTATTTGGTAATCGATTTCGCATAGTAAATTTAGATAATCCTCAACAAGAAGTTCCCATTGGTGAAGTTGGACAAATCCTTGTGCAAGGCGCAAGTGTGATGAATGGCTATCTCCACCAGATAGAGAATAATGCGGTTAAGGATGGTTGGCTATATACAGGAGATCTCGGTTATTGCGATCGCGATGGCTATCTCTATGTGGTCAGTCGTCGCTCCGACTTGATTATCAGTGGTGGTGAAAATATTTATCCTACGGAAATCGAATCGATTTTGTTAGAACATCCTGCAATTTTAGAGGTCTGTGTAGTGGGAATTAGCGATCGCGAATGGGGCGAGATCGTGTCAGCAGTAATGGTGACTAGAGCAGAGTTATCACTGGATGATGTGAGAAGCTTTTGTGAACAAAGATCGCTAGCTCGCTATAAATTGCCAAAATCCATCCATATTTGGGAATCTCTACCCAAAACCGCTTCAGGTAAATTATTACGCCAAAAGATTCGCGAACATTTAGATTGTAGTGTTGGTAATTTCACCGAAGGTGAGAATCCCAACACTACAATAGATGCGGGTTTTCAAGAATGA
- a CDS encoding thiol-disulfide oxidoreductase DCC family protein, protein MTLWKIKLLYDGACPLCVREVNFLKRKDGDRGLIKFVDIAADDYAPKDNAGIDFETAMGRIHAILPNGGIIQNVEVFRQTYDILGIGWIYAITKLPLVGWLADALYGIWTDYRLLLTGRADLKTVVAEREQRLKACEERCAIANGAIANRETS, encoded by the coding sequence ATGACATTATGGAAAATTAAGCTGCTCTACGATGGCGCTTGTCCCCTCTGTGTGCGCGAAGTCAACTTCTTAAAACGTAAAGATGGCGATCGCGGTTTGATTAAATTTGTGGATATCGCCGCCGATGACTATGCCCCCAAAGACAATGCAGGTATCGACTTCGAGACCGCAATGGGGCGCATCCATGCCATATTACCGAATGGGGGAATTATCCAAAATGTGGAAGTATTTCGCCAAACTTACGACATCCTCGGCATTGGTTGGATTTATGCAATTACCAAGTTGCCATTAGTCGGATGGCTAGCTGATGCTCTCTATGGAATTTGGACGGACTATCGACTCTTGCTGACAGGTCGCGCTGATTTGAAAACCGTTGTCGCGGAACGTGAGCAACGCCTCAAAGCTTGTGAAGAACGCTGTGCGATCGCGAATGGGGCGATCGCGAATAGGGAAACATCATGA
- a CDS encoding TspO/MBR family protein, producing the protein MIIAWLAIAVICFVIGFALNKLFPADYKWFMRLRRPRWLTFEGAIPFIWISIFICGITSAAFLWEAQPATVNTWLLMVSYGIVEIAILAYTPVMTRLRNVRVGAIVGAIGFILGVILTAQVWQVSSLSGWLLVPYLLWSPVGTYVTWVMARLNPPEI; encoded by the coding sequence ATGATTATTGCTTGGTTGGCGATCGCGGTCATCTGCTTTGTAATTGGCTTTGCCCTCAACAAACTCTTTCCTGCGGACTATAAATGGTTTATGCGCTTGCGTCGTCCCCGATGGCTGACCTTTGAGGGGGCAATTCCCTTCATTTGGATCTCAATTTTTATTTGTGGTATTACCTCTGCGGCTTTCCTCTGGGAAGCACAGCCAGCGACCGTTAACACATGGTTGCTTATGGTTAGTTATGGCATTGTCGAGATTGCGATTTTAGCCTATACCCCAGTAATGACCCGTTTACGAAATGTAAGGGTTGGCGCGATCGTGGGGGCGATCGGTTTTATATTGGGAGTGATTTTAACGGCTCAGGTTTGGCAAGTTTCCAGCCTGTCAGGATGGCTCCTTGTCCCATATTTGCTATGGAGTCCTGTGGGCACATATGTAACATGGGTCATGGCACGACTTAATCCACCCGAAATATAG
- the egtD gene encoding L-histidine N(alpha)-methyltransferase, which yields MTVKHLKILHQHNANINQTFEKDGHDVVQGLTGNPKTLPPKYFYDDRGSELFEQICELPEYYPTRTEAWILNKYADEIADITGSCELVELGSGSSTKTHYLLSAYQKAANSLKEVIPDAFSYIPIDVSGGILKTTVLHLQEKYPDLTLEGLIGTYDEALLYLGKNHSRARMIFFLGSSIGNFNEAESNEFLNKVSHALTQGDYFLLGIDLQKPKDILEAAYNDSQEVTAAFNLNMLAHLNWRFQGNFDLSLFKHQAIYNEIDHQIEMYLYAQVEHQASLDILDLKVQFQSGESILTEISRKFDLEKVQAQLRSQGLETVKIWTDPQKWFGLVLCQVL from the coding sequence ATGACAGTTAAACATTTAAAGATTCTGCATCAGCATAATGCAAACATAAATCAAACCTTTGAAAAAGATGGACATGATGTTGTTCAAGGATTAACTGGAAATCCAAAAACTCTTCCACCAAAATACTTCTATGACGATCGCGGATCGGAATTGTTTGAGCAAATTTGCGAACTTCCCGAATATTATCCAACCCGTACCGAAGCATGGATATTAAATAAATATGCTGATGAAATCGCTGATATTACAGGTTCCTGTGAATTAGTGGAATTAGGTAGCGGTAGTTCTACTAAAACCCATTATTTACTGAGTGCTTATCAAAAAGCTGCAAATTCCCTAAAGGAAGTCATCCCCGATGCCTTTAGTTATATTCCCATTGATGTCAGTGGTGGCATTCTCAAAACGACAGTCTTACATTTACAAGAAAAATATCCCGATCTCACCCTTGAGGGATTAATCGGCACATACGATGAAGCTTTGCTTTATCTTGGTAAAAATCACTCGCGAGCACGAATGATTTTCTTTTTAGGTAGTTCCATTGGCAACTTTAACGAAGCAGAATCAAATGAGTTCTTAAATAAGGTTTCCCATGCTTTAACACAAGGTGATTATTTTCTATTAGGAATTGATTTACAAAAGCCCAAAGATATTCTCGAAGCCGCTTATAACGATAGTCAGGAAGTAACGGCTGCCTTTAATTTGAATATGCTTGCCCATTTGAATTGGCGCTTTCAAGGCAATTTTGATTTAAGTCTATTTAAGCATCAAGCCATTTATAACGAAATTGATCATCAAATTGAAATGTATCTGTACGCGCAAGTAGAACATCAAGCATCCCTAGATATTCTCGATCTCAAGGTGCAGTTTCAATCAGGTGAAAGCATTCTCACTGAGATTTCGCGTAAGTTTGACTTAGAGAAAGTGCAAGCTCAATTGCGATCGCAAGGTTTAGAAACCGTCAAAATCTGGACAGATCCCCAAAAATGGTTTGGCTTAGTGCTTTGTCAAGTTCTCTAA
- the ovoA gene encoding 5-histidylcysteine sulfoxide synthase, whose product MQPPNLHHCDRQDILAYCQRAWQIEDHLMKSLISPETFYLNPDPLRNLLIFYLGHSAVFYINKLVQVGLITERINPHFESLFEIGVDPEKPDEIESIFDNLRQADVIEVWAYRQQVYDRISELINDVAIALPISQEHPLWALMMAIEHQYIHIETSSMLIRQLPVDKLQRPQGWNYAPANGYTKPNEMIEIAGGSVRFGKPQDSNLYGWDIEYGDRIIDVATFQASKHLITNAEFLDFVKDGSYENQDYWHESAWAWKVQHDVKHPKFWIPDADSYKYRAMFDEIAMPFDFPVEVNHHEAIAYCRWKGNNTRLMTEAEYHLATYGTGLSSSQVEDNSGFNLNLKFASPSPVGYLESAKSSSGLYDLRGNVWEWLSDHLTPLNGYQPHYLYENYSAPYFDTKHNMMAGGSWITSGTEAYPHYRNWFRPNFFQHAGFRIALSNITSI is encoded by the coding sequence ATGCAACCACCCAATCTCCACCATTGCGATCGCCAAGATATTCTTGCTTATTGCCAACGTGCTTGGCAAATTGAAGACCATTTGATGAAAAGTTTAATTAGTCCCGAAACTTTCTATCTTAATCCCGACCCTTTACGCAATTTATTGATCTTCTATTTAGGACATTCGGCAGTCTTTTACATCAATAAGCTAGTCCAAGTTGGCTTAATTACCGAACGCATCAATCCTCATTTTGAAAGCCTCTTTGAAATAGGAGTCGATCCCGAAAAGCCCGATGAAATTGAGAGCATTTTCGATAATCTACGGCAAGCGGATGTGATAGAAGTATGGGCATATCGGCAGCAGGTCTATGACAGGATCAGTGAGTTGATCAATGATGTAGCGATCGCTTTGCCCATAAGCCAAGAGCATCCCCTTTGGGCGCTGATGATGGCGATCGAGCATCAGTATATTCATATTGAAACTTCTTCCATGTTGATTCGCCAATTACCTGTGGATAAGTTGCAACGCCCTCAAGGTTGGAATTATGCACCTGCCAATGGCTATACCAAACCTAATGAAATGATCGAAATTGCGGGAGGATCGGTACGCTTTGGGAAGCCCCAAGACTCCAATCTCTATGGTTGGGATATTGAATATGGCGATCGCATTATCGATGTGGCAACGTTTCAAGCGAGTAAACACCTAATTACTAACGCCGAATTTCTCGACTTTGTCAAAGATGGCAGCTACGAAAATCAAGACTATTGGCATGAGTCAGCGTGGGCTTGGAAAGTTCAGCATGATGTCAAACATCCTAAATTCTGGATTCCTGATGCTGATAGCTACAAATATCGCGCCATGTTTGATGAAATCGCGATGCCCTTTGATTTTCCTGTGGAGGTAAATCATCATGAAGCGATCGCCTATTGTCGCTGGAAAGGGAATAATACGCGCCTCATGACTGAAGCTGAATATCATCTCGCAACCTATGGTACTGGGCTAAGCTCATCACAGGTTGAGGATAATTCTGGCTTTAATCTCAACTTAAAGTTTGCTTCGCCTAGTCCCGTAGGCTATCTCGAATCAGCGAAAAGTTCATCAGGTCTCTACGATCTGCGCGGTAATGTTTGGGAATGGCTGAGCGATCATTTAACCCCTCTCAATGGCTATCAACCCCATTACCTCTATGAAAATTATTCCGCACCATATTTTGATACGAAGCATAATATGATGGCTGGTGGCTCATGGATTACCAGTGGAACCGAAGCTTATCCCCATTATCGCAACTGGTTCCGTCCTAACTTTTTCCAACATGCAGGTTTTAGAATCGCCTTAAGCAATATCACTTCTATATAA
- a CDS encoding hybrid sensor histidine kinase/response regulator, whose translation MPSILIIDDETYNFDVIQTLLSKQSYTLHYAASGQEAIAKLKYYQPDVILLDVMMPKMDGIEVCQRIKAMAEWKHVPIIMVTALTAKKDIALCLESGADDFISKPVDRMELGARIKSMLRIKEQYDQISALSKLQENTIHLLQNNMDDLCGNLSSTLPQELNTPLNGVFGAISMMMADYQNMKPEEIYEWLTLAKLSIQRLENLTRKFMQYAKLEVLAIHPRVDESRNTYYLDLPTHVLIETTSNIKADSRLNDLVLDLENIEISMNEKDFLCLINELIENAFKFSQAGTPVKVTSRLENALFHLSISDQGRGMTEEQISKIGAFTQFERKLYEQQGIGLGLKIAQKVVEIYKGNFSIASAYGQGTTINVELPITSDIFQLT comes from the coding sequence ATGCCTTCTATTTTAATCATTGATGACGAAACCTATAACTTTGATGTAATTCAAACGCTTCTATCTAAGCAGTCATATACTCTCCATTATGCAGCTAGTGGGCAAGAGGCGATCGCCAAGCTGAAATATTATCAGCCCGATGTAATTTTGCTCGATGTGATGATGCCCAAAATGGATGGTATCGAGGTGTGTCAGAGAATCAAAGCAATGGCAGAATGGAAACATGTTCCTATTATCATGGTGACTGCTCTTACTGCTAAAAAAGATATTGCACTTTGTTTAGAATCAGGGGCTGACGACTTTATTAGTAAGCCTGTTGATCGGATGGAATTAGGGGCAAGAATTAAATCCATGCTGCGAATTAAGGAACAGTACGATCAGATTAGTGCTTTATCAAAGTTGCAAGAAAATACAATTCATCTCTTGCAAAATAATATGGATGATTTATGCGGAAATTTATCTTCTACGCTTCCTCAGGAACTTAACACACCTTTAAATGGTGTATTTGGTGCGATTAGTATGATGATGGCAGACTATCAAAATATGAAGCCTGAGGAAATCTATGAATGGTTAACTTTGGCTAAATTATCAATACAGAGATTAGAAAATTTAACTAGAAAATTCATGCAATATGCAAAATTAGAAGTTCTAGCAATTCATCCCAGAGTTGATGAGAGCAGAAATACATATTACTTAGATTTGCCCACCCATGTGTTGATTGAAACAACCTCCAATATTAAAGCTGATAGCCGTTTAAATGATCTAGTTTTAGATCTTGAAAATATAGAGATTTCTATGAACGAGAAAGATTTTCTATGCTTGATCAATGAGTTAATCGAAAATGCCTTTAAATTTTCCCAAGCTGGTACTCCTGTTAAAGTAACTAGTAGATTAGAAAACGCTCTATTCCATCTGTCAATTTCTGACCAAGGTAGGGGAATGACTGAAGAACAAATTAGTAAAATAGGTGCTTTTACCCAATTTGAACGTAAACTTTATGAACAGCAAGGAATTGGTCTGGGATTGAAAATTGCTCAGAAAGTTGTTGAAATTTATAAAGGAAATTTCTCAATTGCCAGTGCGTATGGGCAAGGCACTACCATTAATGTTGAATTACCAATAACTAGTGATATTTTCCAATTGACGTAA